In Arthrobacter ramosus, one DNA window encodes the following:
- a CDS encoding MFS transporter → MDTTVLSPATPTEFGPQQRKLLRRTIAGSAVGNILEQYDFALYASAAALIFGKLFFPSFDPTVALIAAFTTQAVGFIARPLGSLVAGHVGDLHGRKRVLVAMLLIAGISTTAIGLLPTYAAIGIWAPIFLVILRFVQGFSFGGEYGGAILMVSETAPREKRGFYTGFIPASSALGGLLSTVVLFAVSLLPPETFEAWGWRIPFLLSIILVVTGLIIRLRLKETPVYKDAEVKGKTTRKPILEVIKTNPKQLLLAAGISFGFGTLNYVVLGWLLSYTAVDLKVGAGLGLIALVIGYVFYGISDWVSSAISDRVGRRPVILTGGIAYGVWAFPMFAMVDTKSPVLIVVAMAVSLTLSGMIYGPLASLISELFATKFRYSGASMGYQLGQTLGGGFSPLIATGLYAATLASWSVAIYLVIAGLITAASVFFLTETAGRDLTH, encoded by the coding sequence ATGGATACCACCGTTTTATCCCCGGCAACACCCACGGAGTTTGGGCCGCAGCAGAGGAAGTTGTTGCGCCGGACCATCGCGGGCAGCGCTGTAGGAAACATCCTGGAGCAGTACGATTTCGCTCTGTACGCATCAGCGGCCGCGCTAATCTTCGGAAAGTTGTTTTTTCCAAGCTTCGACCCGACTGTCGCCCTGATTGCCGCGTTCACGACGCAGGCCGTTGGATTTATTGCGCGCCCGCTCGGGAGCCTGGTAGCCGGGCACGTTGGGGACCTTCATGGCCGGAAGCGCGTCCTGGTCGCCATGTTGCTCATCGCAGGCATTTCGACTACCGCAATCGGGCTTCTTCCGACCTATGCTGCCATCGGGATCTGGGCGCCGATTTTCCTTGTCATACTGCGCTTCGTGCAGGGCTTTTCCTTCGGCGGCGAATACGGAGGCGCCATTTTGATGGTGAGTGAGACGGCCCCTCGGGAAAAGCGGGGTTTCTACACAGGGTTCATACCGGCATCATCAGCGCTCGGTGGCCTGCTTTCGACTGTAGTACTTTTCGCCGTGAGTCTTCTGCCGCCGGAAACTTTCGAGGCATGGGGCTGGAGAATCCCGTTCCTGCTATCGATTATCCTCGTCGTGACTGGGCTCATCATTCGGCTTCGGCTCAAAGAGACGCCGGTATACAAAGACGCAGAGGTAAAGGGAAAAACCACCCGTAAACCCATCCTCGAAGTGATTAAGACCAATCCCAAGCAACTTCTCCTGGCCGCGGGAATCAGTTTCGGATTTGGCACCCTCAACTACGTCGTGCTGGGTTGGTTGTTGAGCTACACCGCTGTGGACCTCAAGGTTGGTGCGGGCCTGGGGTTGATTGCCCTGGTAATTGGCTATGTTTTCTATGGCATCAGTGACTGGGTGAGCTCTGCGATTTCCGACCGGGTAGGCCGACGCCCGGTCATCCTCACTGGTGGAATTGCTTACGGGGTATGGGCATTTCCGATGTTCGCCATGGTGGACACCAAGAGTCCCGTACTCATCGTGGTGGCGATGGCCGTCTCCCTGACCCTAAGCGGCATGATTTACGGTCCGCTGGCCTCGTTGATTAGTGAGCTCTTTGCCACCAAGTTCCGCTACAGCGGTGCCTCGATGGGTTATCAGCTCGGGCAGACCCTGGGGGGTGGGTTCTCCCCCCTGATCGCAACCGGCCTGTATGCAGCAACTTTGGCTTCCTGGTCGGTCGCCATTTACCTCGTCATCGCCGGGCTCATTACCGCAGCGAGCGTATTCTTCCTGACCGAAACAGCGGGGCGAGACCTGACACACTGA
- a CDS encoding MFS transporter encodes MTTATADGVGFRSRRGPILIALMVSSGLVAIDSTIVATAVPSIVQDVGGFTSFPWLFSAYLLAQAVSVPVYAKLSDVVGRKPIILSGIALFLLSSILCGVAWSMPALIAFRVLQGLGAGAVLPMAMTIVGDIYTATERAKVQGYLASVWALSSVTGPTLGGLFASVGIWRGIFLLNIPLCLLAGWMLIRAFHERIERAKHRVDYLGAVLLTLSLSLLILGALEGGLAWAWNSLTSISVFGVGTLLFAVFVLVERRAAEPVLPPWVVSRRLLATTSMISFGIGAIMFGLTSYVPTFLLGSLSTSPVLAGLAVAALTIGWPISASQAGRFYFRIGYRRTALIGVMVAVIGTSVLTLTASSPNVPVVAVCCFVVGLGLGLVATPILIAAQSSVEWNERGVVTGTNLFARSIGSSIGVAVFGAVANSIYAGVPGGDSDPQTIVSATTAVFVAVLVSAILTVVAVIAMPAVDDESNTLEASAEANAFSSHG; translated from the coding sequence GTGACGACAGCGACTGCCGACGGAGTCGGGTTTCGGTCCCGGCGGGGCCCCATTCTTATTGCCTTAATGGTCTCGTCAGGCCTGGTGGCGATTGATTCGACGATTGTGGCGACGGCTGTACCTTCGATCGTGCAAGACGTTGGCGGCTTCACATCCTTTCCATGGCTTTTCTCGGCCTATCTGTTGGCGCAGGCTGTCTCCGTGCCGGTCTACGCGAAACTCTCGGACGTCGTTGGCCGTAAGCCGATCATCCTTAGCGGTATCGCTCTTTTCCTGCTCAGTTCGATCCTTTGCGGAGTGGCGTGGAGCATGCCGGCCCTCATTGCGTTCCGCGTGCTCCAAGGCCTGGGCGCGGGAGCAGTCCTGCCGATGGCTATGACCATCGTCGGCGATATCTACACGGCGACTGAACGGGCTAAAGTGCAAGGCTATCTTGCCAGTGTGTGGGCACTTTCGTCAGTCACTGGCCCAACGTTAGGCGGATTGTTCGCGTCGGTCGGCATCTGGCGTGGGATCTTCCTTCTAAACATCCCGCTCTGCCTCTTGGCCGGGTGGATGCTGATCCGAGCGTTCCACGAACGTATCGAGCGCGCCAAGCACCGGGTGGACTATTTAGGGGCGGTACTGCTAACTCTGTCCCTCAGCCTGCTTATCCTCGGGGCTCTCGAGGGCGGCTTGGCATGGGCTTGGAACTCCCTCACCAGCATCTCCGTGTTTGGAGTCGGGACACTCCTCTTCGCGGTGTTCGTTCTGGTCGAGAGGAGGGCAGCAGAGCCAGTGCTGCCGCCGTGGGTAGTGTCCCGGCGTCTGCTGGCCACGACGTCGATGATTTCTTTCGGCATTGGTGCAATCATGTTCGGCCTTACTTCCTACGTGCCCACGTTCCTCTTAGGATCCCTCTCGACCTCCCCGGTTCTGGCAGGGCTCGCCGTGGCAGCATTGACCATCGGCTGGCCGATCAGTGCTTCACAGGCTGGCCGGTTCTATTTCCGGATTGGCTATCGGAGGACGGCACTTATCGGTGTCATGGTCGCTGTCATCGGTACATCGGTCCTTACGCTCACGGCCTCTTCTCCCAACGTTCCGGTTGTGGCGGTGTGTTGTTTCGTCGTCGGACTGGGACTGGGGCTGGTGGCGACCCCGATCCTCATTGCCGCCCAGTCAAGCGTCGAATGGAATGAGCGCGGCGTAGTCACGGGTACTAATCTCTTCGCCCGTTCGATTGGAAGCTCCATCGGCGTCGCCGTTTTCGGGGCAGTAGCTAACTCGATATATGCCGGCGTCCCCGGCGGCGATTCCGACCCCCAGACAATTGTGTCTGCGACTACTGCTGTCTTCGTGGCCGTACTGGTCAGTGCCATACTCACTGTTGTCGCCGTTATCGCGATGCCCGCGGTTGACGACGAGAGCAACACTCTCGAGGCATCGGCCGAGGCCAATGCGTTCTCCTCACATGGTTAG
- a CDS encoding GntR family transcriptional regulator, with protein sequence MSTTNVFSSKGSLAYSELRQLILSGGLAPGSRVSQYELADKMQMSITPLREAIRRLSSEGLIIMDTHRDSRVADVSASEARELLEVRLSLEPSATELAAHRRTEADIVAMRTAAKKLLPVTRVWGEDAITAHRDFHRAVYTASHNASMIKLLDDLWDKSDRYRRLGLELPSGDEPRTIDLNQHHQILELVASGDGPGAAELARTHIANSLTASVTGALEERENVQPGTTEKTA encoded by the coding sequence ATGAGCACCACGAACGTCTTTTCCAGCAAGGGCAGTCTGGCGTACAGCGAACTCCGCCAGCTGATCCTCTCCGGCGGCCTCGCCCCCGGCTCACGCGTCTCCCAGTACGAACTGGCGGACAAGATGCAGATGAGCATCACTCCCCTGCGCGAAGCGATCCGCCGACTCTCAAGCGAAGGCCTGATCATCATGGATACCCACCGGGACTCCCGTGTGGCTGACGTGAGTGCTTCGGAGGCCCGCGAACTGCTTGAAGTCCGCCTCTCGCTGGAGCCCTCAGCGACCGAGTTGGCAGCACACCGCCGGACCGAAGCTGACATCGTCGCCATGAGGACCGCAGCGAAGAAACTGCTTCCGGTCACCCGGGTCTGGGGCGAGGACGCCATCACGGCACACCGCGATTTCCACCGGGCCGTCTACACCGCCTCCCACAACGCCAGCATGATCAAGCTCCTGGACGACCTGTGGGACAAGTCCGACCGCTACCGCCGCCTCGGCCTGGAACTCCCATCCGGCGATGAACCCCGGACCATAGACCTGAACCAGCACCACCAGATTCTTGAACTTGTAGCCTCCGGCGATGGTCCCGGCGCAGCCGAACTCGCACGGACCCACATCGCCAACAGCCTCACAGCCTCAGTAACCGGAGCCCTGGAGGAACGCGAGAACGTCCAGCCGGGAACCACGGAGAAAACCGCCTAG
- a CDS encoding mandelate racemase/muconate lactonizing enzyme family protein: MKIVSAHVGTIRISSSIRNAFIDFTKMDCTIIALVSDVFVDGKPLVGYGFNSNGRYNATGILKDRILPRIMDAPCEDLLDEDGQLSPEKAWDLMMSNEKPGGHGERSVAVGVADMALHDLAAKIAGVPLYRWISDHYGDGNPDKDVFVYAAGGYYAPGKSLEDLQNEMRSFLAKGYNVVKMKIGGADLVEDLRRIEAVVEVLDGDASRLMVDVNGKFDLETALEYGKAIDHYGLFWYEEVGDPLDYALNSTLSEHYKNPIATGENLFSLQDARNLVRYGGMRPDRDFIQVDPALSYGLTEYRRIQDMLAQHGWSSRRCIPHGGHQFSLHIAAALKLGGNESYPGEFQPTGGFTDDAVVVNSRVAPSDLPGIGLEGKAEFYKVLRALHN, translated from the coding sequence ATGAAAATCGTTTCCGCCCATGTCGGCACCATCCGCATCAGTTCCTCGATCCGGAACGCCTTCATTGACTTCACCAAGATGGACTGCACGATCATCGCGCTAGTCTCAGATGTCTTCGTCGACGGCAAGCCCCTGGTTGGCTATGGCTTCAACTCCAACGGCCGCTACAACGCGACAGGCATCCTGAAGGACCGCATTCTTCCGCGCATCATGGATGCCCCGTGCGAAGACCTTCTTGATGAGGACGGCCAGCTCTCGCCGGAAAAGGCGTGGGACCTGATGATGTCCAACGAAAAGCCCGGAGGACACGGCGAACGCTCCGTCGCCGTCGGCGTGGCCGACATGGCCCTCCACGACCTCGCCGCGAAGATCGCCGGCGTCCCGCTCTACCGGTGGATCTCGGACCACTACGGTGACGGCAACCCGGACAAGGACGTCTTCGTCTACGCCGCCGGCGGCTACTACGCCCCCGGCAAGAGCCTCGAAGACCTGCAGAACGAAATGCGCAGCTTCCTCGCCAAGGGCTACAACGTGGTCAAAATGAAGATCGGCGGCGCCGACCTCGTCGAAGACCTTCGCCGCATCGAAGCCGTGGTCGAGGTCCTCGACGGCGACGCTTCCCGCCTCATGGTGGACGTCAACGGCAAGTTCGACCTGGAGACCGCGCTGGAATACGGCAAAGCCATCGACCACTACGGGCTGTTCTGGTACGAGGAAGTCGGCGACCCGTTGGACTACGCCCTGAACTCCACCCTGTCCGAGCACTACAAAAACCCGATCGCCACGGGAGAGAACCTGTTCTCCCTCCAGGACGCCCGCAACCTGGTCCGCTACGGCGGGATGCGCCCGGACCGCGACTTCATCCAGGTCGACCCGGCCCTGAGCTATGGCCTGACCGAATACCGCCGGATCCAGGACATGCTCGCCCAGCACGGCTGGTCCTCACGCCGCTGCATCCCTCATGGTGGACACCAGTTCTCCCTGCACATCGCAGCAGCCCTCAAGCTGGGCGGCAACGAGTCCTACCCGGGCGAGTTCCAGCCCACCGGCGGCTTTACCGACGACGCTGTCGTCGTCAACAGCCGGGTTGCCCCCAGCGACCTGCCCGGCATCGGCCTCGAAGGCAAGGCCGAGTTCTACAAGGTCCTGCGCGCACTGCACAACTAA
- a CDS encoding cation:dicarboxylate symporter family transporter, translating to MQRSTQDVEPYHAEPAPFRPPKQRSRFGRLLRELWFQVVLGAVLGIAVGLLLPSVGKQLTPLSDWFIALVKMIVIPVVFCVGSLGIASMDSLRKAGWPPSPITAPKACSNSATSSCCSPALASSTSW from the coding sequence GTGCAAAGGAGCACCCAAGATGTCGAGCCATACCATGCAGAACCCGCACCATTCCGCCCGCCCAAGCAGCGATCCCGGTTCGGCCGGCTGCTGCGCGAACTCTGGTTCCAAGTCGTCCTGGGCGCAGTCCTGGGCATCGCCGTCGGACTGCTCCTGCCCTCCGTCGGTAAACAGCTCACACCGCTCAGCGATTGGTTCATCGCTCTGGTGAAGATGATCGTCATTCCCGTGGTGTTCTGCGTCGGGTCCCTTGGCATCGCCTCGATGGACAGCCTGCGCAAAGCCGGCTGGCCGCCGTCGCCAATTACGGCACCCAAAGCCTGCAGCAACTCGGCTACCTCGTCCTGCTGTTCACCGGCACTTGCATCCTCTACGTCCTGGTAG
- a CDS encoding SDR family oxidoreductase, with translation MKTTGNTILITGGTSGIGYGLARRFHEAGNTVIVAGRRKELLDQITTEHPGIEGIILDVADPASITRAAETLAASHPQLNVLVNNAGIMLHENVLDPAALQIAEDHITTNLLGAIRMTYAFLPHLVTKDDAAVLNVTSALAFVPFPITPTYNATKAALHSFTTSLRVQLADTAVQVIEVVPPGVRTTLLGQQDDENAMPLDEFLLETMALLNARPDAKEIVVERAKFLRDAEAEGRYENVLDMLSGVGA, from the coding sequence ATGAAAACTACGGGAAACACAATCCTGATCACCGGCGGCACCTCGGGCATCGGGTACGGCCTTGCCCGACGCTTCCACGAGGCCGGCAACACGGTCATCGTCGCTGGTCGGCGCAAAGAGCTGCTGGACCAGATCACTACCGAACACCCCGGTATCGAGGGCATCATCCTCGACGTCGCCGACCCTGCCTCGATCACCCGGGCCGCCGAGACCCTTGCTGCCAGCCACCCGCAATTGAACGTCCTGGTCAACAACGCCGGCATCATGCTGCACGAGAACGTGTTGGACCCAGCCGCGCTGCAGATCGCCGAGGACCACATCACTACGAACCTGCTCGGCGCCATCCGGATGACCTACGCCTTCCTGCCGCACTTGGTGACCAAGGACGACGCCGCCGTCTTGAACGTCACGTCCGCGCTGGCGTTCGTGCCGTTCCCAATCACCCCGACCTACAACGCCACCAAAGCCGCCCTGCACTCCTTCACCACGAGCCTGCGTGTCCAACTCGCCGATACCGCAGTCCAGGTCATTGAGGTAGTTCCGCCCGGCGTGCGGACGACGCTGCTGGGCCAGCAGGACGACGAGAACGCCATGCCGCTGGACGAGTTCCTCCTGGAAACTATGGCCCTGCTCAACGCCCGGCCCGACGCCAAGGAAATCGTGGTGGAACGCGCCAAGTTCCTCCGCGACGCCGAAGCCGAGGGCCGGTACGAAAACGTCCTCGACATGCTCAGCGGCGTTGGCGCCTGA
- a CDS encoding TetR/AcrR family transcriptional regulator — MPEPKDASIRSDAQLNRDRILEVAYAELTRSADVPLSVIAKKAGVGQGTIYRHFPDREALILEVYRHGMEQVADVAADLLKTRPADQALREWMDHLARYAIAKAGLADAVRQATSAPSSREKPGYAPMFAAADRLLRAGEQSGTIRPGVTADDFFLAVAGLWQLDAHTDWQPRLTWLLDLVMDGLRAGAPNP, encoded by the coding sequence GTGCCGGAGCCGAAAGACGCATCGATACGCTCGGATGCACAACTGAACCGTGACCGCATCCTCGAAGTGGCATACGCTGAGCTGACCCGTTCGGCAGACGTCCCGCTCAGCGTGATCGCGAAGAAGGCAGGCGTAGGGCAGGGCACGATCTACCGGCACTTCCCGGACCGTGAGGCGCTGATACTGGAGGTCTACCGCCACGGGATGGAACAGGTCGCAGACGTCGCGGCAGACCTGCTCAAAACCCGACCGGCGGATCAAGCCCTGCGGGAATGGATGGATCACCTCGCCCGGTACGCCATCGCTAAAGCCGGCCTGGCCGACGCGGTCCGCCAGGCCACCTCCGCACCGAGCAGCCGGGAGAAGCCCGGATACGCCCCGATGTTCGCCGCGGCCGACCGGCTGCTGCGCGCCGGCGAGCAGTCCGGCACCATCCGCCCCGGAGTCACAGCGGATGACTTCTTCCTCGCCGTCGCCGGCCTGTGGCAACTCGACGCCCACACGGACTGGCAACCACGGTTGACCTGGCTCCTGGACCTCGTCATGGACGGGCTGCGCGCTGGTGCACCCAATCCGTAA
- a CDS encoding ATP-dependent nuclease, translating to MMLRRLRIEHFRGIKSAEWTINRRLIGLVGAGDSTKTTLLDAIGLVLNPNYSPQFTDADFFGLDLTKNVVIEAAISDLPDNLVKESQLGKDRSGIMPDGTLVHDPVDGAEECLVVRLTVTPELEPTWEVVRPESDDARPITAGQRRQLGFFRLGDLPDFHLRWARGSALSNLIDGGNGAASVILGAHREARAAVFNTQPNALHAAAATAQRAAGNFGAAKFGKLRPGLEPSSATSAHALVLHDGEVPLSSLGLGTRRLTSLSIQDQATEDGSIIAIDEVEHGLEPHRLAQALHHLKKRTSADGLQVIMTTHSPITVKSLSAGDFVVVHADGAGATTCYPVPDDLDTVQGTFRSAPEALLGRRVLVGEGATEVGFLRGLLRHWDSERIAADQAPSAAIGTVVVNGGGGTQSTQRAQIFRNLGYPTCMLIDNDDRSIDHSVKDAEAVGVEVCRWTSGSALEDEVVRALPAEGLQAVVDLAVEIRGAQSILATVGAKLGHSPLTGIVVDRWQAQTGIDAQKIRTAIAGAAKTKHNEWFKREDRGEELATVVIAHWAGLEETHLMKVIGQLRAFAYPTAPDPMESEPGEPAADD from the coding sequence ATGATGCTACGGCGACTTCGGATCGAACACTTTCGTGGCATCAAGTCCGCAGAATGGACGATCAACCGGCGCTTGATCGGTCTGGTGGGTGCGGGCGACAGCACTAAGACAACACTGCTCGACGCGATCGGGTTAGTGCTCAACCCAAACTACAGCCCGCAGTTTACGGATGCTGACTTCTTTGGCCTCGACCTGACAAAGAACGTCGTGATCGAGGCGGCGATCAGCGACCTCCCGGACAACCTCGTTAAGGAGAGCCAGCTCGGCAAGGACCGCTCGGGGATCATGCCTGACGGAACTCTCGTACACGATCCTGTCGATGGAGCCGAGGAATGCCTTGTCGTCCGGCTTACCGTGACACCGGAGCTCGAGCCGACGTGGGAAGTCGTAAGACCTGAATCTGACGATGCGCGCCCTATCACCGCCGGCCAACGACGACAGCTCGGCTTCTTCCGCTTGGGCGATCTACCAGACTTCCATCTGCGCTGGGCACGTGGATCGGCGCTGTCGAACCTGATAGATGGCGGCAATGGTGCGGCTTCCGTTATTCTCGGTGCGCATCGAGAAGCTCGGGCAGCGGTTTTCAACACTCAGCCGAACGCTTTGCACGCGGCCGCCGCGACGGCGCAGAGGGCGGCGGGAAATTTTGGTGCAGCGAAGTTCGGCAAACTACGTCCAGGCCTAGAGCCGAGCTCTGCAACGTCCGCGCACGCTCTGGTGCTCCACGATGGCGAAGTGCCGCTGTCGAGCCTCGGGCTGGGCACTCGTCGGCTGACGAGCTTGTCTATTCAGGATCAGGCGACGGAGGACGGCTCGATCATTGCGATAGACGAGGTCGAGCACGGGCTCGAGCCGCACCGGCTGGCGCAGGCGCTGCACCACCTCAAGAAGCGCACCAGCGCTGATGGCCTGCAGGTGATCATGACGACTCACTCGCCCATCACGGTGAAATCCCTGAGCGCGGGCGATTTCGTCGTTGTACATGCTGATGGTGCCGGAGCCACGACCTGTTACCCCGTCCCCGACGATCTCGACACCGTCCAAGGGACGTTCCGCAGTGCGCCCGAAGCACTCCTTGGCCGGCGAGTGCTCGTAGGGGAAGGCGCTACCGAGGTGGGCTTCCTCCGCGGCCTGCTCCGCCACTGGGACTCAGAGCGGATTGCCGCCGACCAGGCACCCTCGGCGGCAATTGGCACCGTTGTAGTAAATGGTGGCGGCGGGACCCAATCAACGCAGCGTGCCCAAATCTTTCGGAACCTTGGCTACCCGACCTGCATGCTCATCGACAACGACGACCGCAGCATTGACCACTCGGTCAAGGACGCCGAAGCCGTTGGCGTCGAGGTGTGCCGTTGGACGTCCGGCAGCGCACTCGAGGATGAGGTAGTGCGCGCCCTGCCGGCCGAGGGCCTGCAAGCGGTTGTCGACCTTGCTGTGGAAATCAGAGGCGCGCAATCGATTCTGGCCACGGTGGGAGCAAAGCTCGGGCACTCGCCGCTCACGGGAATCGTTGTCGACCGCTGGCAGGCACAAACCGGGATCGATGCACAGAAGATCCGTACAGCAATAGCGGGCGCTGCCAAGACCAAACATAACGAGTGGTTCAAGCGCGAAGATCGGGGGGAGGAGCTGGCCACCGTAGTCATTGCCCATTGGGCCGGATTGGAAGAGACCCACTTGATGAAGGTGATCGGTCAGCTTAGGGCGTTCGCGTACCCGACCGCGCCCGACCCAATGGAATCCGAACCGGGGGAACCGGCCGCAGATGACTGA
- a CDS encoding AAA family ATPase: MTEDPRVEDAVQAVLSSLRCSVTLPAGAGKTELIAAAVAKVANQGGVSLVLTHTHAGVDVLRRRMKKFGVSSDQVVVRTIDSWSYDLIAHFPTLAGITVSATPDWSKVGDYHRAAAISVGTKAVGRMLKVSYTNLFIDEYQDCLIDQHALALALSAVLPTVVLGDPLQSLFNFGTNQPVDWDVDVSASFPAVDVSHRPRRWDPNHQDLGAWLVSVRDDLRGGLPIDLTATPVRWVQRRDQRTFVNVCYSALKLDGTVAVLGQFRPDCVNAAGSLGGSYTVMEAIDERVPLILAAKIDSKSGPEVAEAIVDFAVKCSSGIASHISATKRKQLGEGKSFTTRNDVLKPAYAAIVLVRSAPKPHAVRNAFSLLATLPGVTIHCREAWNEITRSIATAISDDCTVSDALQRTRNHARVVGRRQSARVVSRPLLVKGLEYDHVVILNPASYSAQELYVALTRGSKSVTVISDSVILPSAKMATSAATQ; this comes from the coding sequence ATGACTGAAGACCCCCGCGTCGAGGACGCCGTTCAGGCGGTGCTCAGCTCGTTGCGGTGCTCGGTGACACTCCCGGCGGGCGCAGGCAAGACGGAGCTCATTGCCGCCGCCGTGGCCAAGGTCGCCAATCAGGGAGGCGTGAGCCTTGTGCTGACCCACACGCACGCGGGCGTAGACGTCCTCCGGCGGCGCATGAAGAAGTTCGGTGTCTCGAGTGACCAGGTCGTCGTCCGCACGATCGACTCGTGGTCATACGATCTCATCGCGCACTTTCCGACGCTGGCGGGGATTACTGTCTCCGCTACCCCTGACTGGAGCAAGGTCGGGGACTACCATCGTGCCGCGGCTATTTCCGTGGGCACCAAGGCTGTGGGACGAATGCTCAAGGTCAGCTACACGAACCTATTCATTGACGAGTATCAGGACTGCTTGATCGACCAGCACGCGCTCGCGCTCGCCCTGTCTGCTGTCCTGCCCACGGTGGTGCTCGGAGATCCGTTGCAGAGCCTGTTCAACTTCGGCACGAACCAGCCGGTCGACTGGGATGTGGACGTTTCGGCGAGTTTCCCCGCTGTCGATGTATCGCACAGGCCGCGCAGGTGGGACCCGAATCATCAAGACCTTGGCGCATGGCTTGTGAGCGTCCGGGATGACCTCCGCGGCGGCCTGCCGATCGATCTCACCGCGACGCCGGTCCGCTGGGTGCAGAGGCGTGACCAGCGGACCTTCGTCAATGTCTGCTACTCCGCCTTGAAACTCGACGGCACGGTTGCCGTGCTGGGGCAGTTCCGACCGGACTGCGTCAACGCCGCCGGCAGCCTGGGCGGCTCATACACAGTCATGGAGGCTATTGACGAGAGGGTGCCGTTGATCTTGGCCGCCAAGATTGACTCAAAAAGTGGCCCAGAAGTCGCGGAGGCCATCGTCGACTTCGCCGTCAAATGCAGCAGCGGCATCGCAAGTCACATCTCTGCCACCAAGCGGAAGCAGCTCGGTGAAGGCAAGTCGTTTACGACGAGAAATGACGTCCTGAAGCCTGCCTACGCGGCTATCGTTCTGGTGCGAAGTGCGCCTAAACCACATGCTGTGCGTAACGCGTTCAGCCTCCTGGCCACGCTGCCCGGCGTGACCATCCACTGCCGTGAGGCGTGGAACGAGATCACGCGCTCAATTGCCACTGCCATTTCCGACGATTGCACGGTGTCTGATGCGCTCCAGCGAACGCGAAACCACGCTCGAGTCGTCGGACGCAGGCAATCGGCACGCGTGGTGTCACGACCGTTGCTCGTCAAAGGCCTGGAGTACGACCACGTCGTCATCCTGAATCCAGCGAGTTACAGCGCCCAAGAGCTGTACGTTGCGCTCACCAGGGGGTCGAAGTCCGTCACGGTTATCAGCGACTCCGTGATCCTCCCGTCAGCCAAGATGGCTACAAGCGCAGCAACCCAGTAA